Within the bacterium genome, the region CGCTCCCAGGTTCAGCTGCGTCAGCCAGCGGCGGTTCATGACCTGGGTGATCCCCACCAGCCCGTCGCGGATCTGCTTGCTCGCCGCGTCACCTGTCGAGACGCGGTCCTGGTAGTCGCCCAAAGGCTCCGGCACGCCTCCCTTGGGCCGAAGGCGGTCCTGGCTCAGGGAAAGTCCCATGGTCAGCGTGGTGAGGCGCTGGTTGAGGTCCTGGCTGAGCGTGGCGCTGGCGCCCAGGCTGCGGTAGTCCATCTCGAAGGAGCCGCTCAGGCCCGCGTCCAGTCGCAGGGTCCGCGTCAGCGGCTGCTCCCAGTCCAGGCCGACGGCGTGGCGCTGGTCGCGGAACTCCCGCACGGGCAGCTCGCCGGGAGCGGCCGAGTAGCCGCGCCCGGACGCGGAGGTGAAGGTCTGGAGGGTGGCGGCGGGCGCCGCCCCGTTGGGACTGGCGCCGCTCATGGAGTCGAAGCCATAGCGCATTCCCAGCGCCCGCTCCCCGGGCAGGGGCAGGCGCAGGTGGAGGACGGGTTCGACGATGTTGACGCGGCCCTGCTCCTGGTAGACAAGAGTCGCCTGTTCGACGCTCAGGCCGGTCAGGTCCAGGGCCTGGGCCTCCGGAGCGCCCAGCAACCGGGATGTGGCCAGGGCCAGCAGGGCGGCGGCGTTCCGGCCGGCGACAGGGGATGTCAGTTGCATCCGCAGCCTCCCCCGCCCACCCCGGCGCCGCCGTGGGCCGTCTCCTTGCTGAAGTAGACGTGTTCGTCGAGGCCGGCCTCGAGGGCATCGGGCACGAGTCGCATCTCAGGTTCGGCCAGCAGGTCGCGCTCCCAGGGCTGGACGCGCGTCATCACGCAGCCCAGGCTGCCCAGCCCCGCGGCCAGCAGCAGGCCGCCCAGCACCAGGGCGCGCCTCATGGCATGTCCCCTTCCGATGTGGCCGGAGGCGCCGGCTCCGCCAGCAGGCACTGGATGAAGGCCTCAAGCTCCGCGATCTCCCCGGGGCGGAAGCCCGTGTGGATGCGGCGCAGCACACCGCGGCGGTCGATCAGATAGGATGTGGGCATGCCGGGGAGGGTGTAGGCGGCCGCCGCCCCGCCCTGGGGATCGAACGCGACGGGGAAGCTCACCGGTCGACCCGACAGGAAGGCGTCGGCCTTCTTGCGCTGCTTGTCCACGTTGACGCCCAGGACAGTGAAGCCCCGGTCCCGGAGCCGCAGGTGCAAGGACTCGAGCCAGGGGAAGGACTGGGCGCAGGGGCCGCACCAGGAAGCCCAGAAGTCCAGCAGCACCACCTGCCCGCGGAACTGCGCCAGGCTGATGGGATCAGCCAAGCCAGGCAGGGCG harbors:
- a CDS encoding DUF3570 domain-containing protein, with the protein product MQLTSPVAGRNAAALLALATSRLLGAPEAQALDLTGLSVEQATLVYQEQGRVNIVEPVLHLRLPLPGERALGMRYGFDSMSGASPNGAAPAATLQTFTSASGRGYSAAPGELPVREFRDQRHAVGLDWEQPLTRTLRLDAGLSGSFEMDYRSLGASATLSQDLNQRLTTLTMGLSLSQDRLRPKGGVPEPLGDYQDRVSTGDAASKQIRDGLVGITQVMNRRWLTQLNLGAGRDRGWLTDPYKGISLVDDDGAPVSWLNESRPASRTRWTLFWANAVHLGRDVLHADLRRYQDSWGVRATTADLQYWWKPEAAPGLRVRPEVRWSLQSRADGYAHSWPATQALPEHLTADARLAGMTSWTLALRLDLPAADWGQLWIKPAWMRQRFDLSPAPLGAQHGLDLTPDLQAWMVTLGYRTTL
- a CDS encoding DUF4266 domain-containing protein — its product is MRRALVLGGLLLAAGLGSLGCVMTRVQPWERDLLAEPEMRLVPDALEAGLDEHVYFSKETAHGGAGVGGGGCGCN
- a CDS encoding TlpA disulfide reductase family protein, producing MRPSARPASRWWGALLAILLLAALPARAGEAAVGRTAPDLALPGLADPISLAQFRGQVVLLDFWASWCGPCAQSFPWLESLHLRLRDRGFTVLGVNVDKQRKKADAFLSGRPVSFPVAFDPQGGAAAAYTLPGMPTSYLIDRRGVLRRIHTGFRPGEIAELEAFIQCLLAEPAPPATSEGDMP